One window of the Staphylococcus equorum genome contains the following:
- the glmS gene encoding glutamine--fructose-6-phosphate transaminase (isomerizing): protein MCGIVGYIGHDNAKELLLKGLEKLEYRGYDSAGVAVVNDKGNSVFKSKGRIAELRKVADSDDTDGNVGIGHTRWATHGVPNHENSHPHQSTSERFTLVHNGVIENYEELKNAYLKDVSFISETDTEVIVQLVEYFSNTGLATEAAFTKVVSLLEGSYALGLIDSEDKDKIYVAKNKSPLLIGVGDDFNVIASDAMAMLQVTNQYKEIHDHEIVIVKRDEVIIKDQDGTVQEREAYTAQIDAADTEKGVYDHYMLKEIHEQPAVMRRIIQEYQDEEGNLKMDEDIIKDVAAADRIYIIAAGTSYHAGLVGKEFIEKWAGIPTEVHVSSEFVYNTPLLSEKPLFIYISQSGETADSRAVLVEMNRLGHKSLTVTNVAGSTLSRESNHTLLLHAGPEIAVASTKAYTAQIAVLSIFAKIVARERGKEVDVSLLRELAKVTTAIEAIVDDADVMEQIATDFLRTTRNAFFIGRTVDYNVSLEGALKLKEISYIQAEGFAGGELKHGTIALIEEGTPVIALATQEKVNLSIRGNVKEVAARGANPCIISMDGLNKEGDTYVIPKVHELLTPLVSVVTMQLISYYASLHRDLDVDKPRNLAKSVTVE from the coding sequence ATGTGTGGAATTGTTGGATATATTGGGCATGATAATGCCAAAGAATTGTTATTAAAAGGTTTAGAAAAATTAGAATACAGAGGTTATGACTCTGCCGGTGTTGCAGTAGTGAATGACAAAGGTAACTCAGTATTTAAATCTAAAGGACGCATTGCTGAGCTTAGAAAAGTTGCAGATAGTGATGATACTGATGGTAATGTAGGTATCGGACATACACGTTGGGCGACACATGGTGTACCGAATCATGAAAACTCACATCCGCATCAATCAACATCAGAACGATTTACACTTGTGCATAACGGTGTAATTGAAAATTATGAAGAACTTAAAAACGCATACTTAAAAGATGTTTCATTTATCTCAGAAACAGATACAGAAGTGATTGTACAATTAGTAGAATATTTCTCAAATACAGGCCTTGCTACTGAAGCTGCATTTACAAAAGTAGTTTCTTTATTAGAGGGTTCTTACGCACTTGGTTTAATAGATAGTGAAGATAAAGATAAAATTTATGTAGCTAAAAATAAATCACCATTATTAATTGGCGTAGGCGATGATTTCAATGTGATTGCATCTGATGCAATGGCTATGTTACAAGTTACGAACCAATATAAAGAAATTCACGATCATGAAATTGTTATCGTTAAACGTGACGAAGTTATTATTAAAGATCAAGATGGCACTGTTCAAGAAAGAGAAGCTTATACAGCACAAATTGATGCAGCTGATACTGAAAAAGGTGTTTATGACCACTACATGCTAAAAGAAATTCATGAACAACCAGCAGTAATGCGTCGTATTATTCAAGAATACCAAGATGAAGAAGGTAACTTGAAAATGGATGAAGACATTATCAAAGATGTTGCAGCAGCGGATCGTATTTATATTATTGCTGCAGGTACAAGTTATCATGCAGGTTTAGTAGGTAAAGAATTTATCGAAAAATGGGCTGGTATTCCTACTGAAGTTCATGTTTCTTCAGAATTTGTGTATAACACGCCATTACTTTCTGAAAAACCATTATTTATTTATATTTCACAATCGGGTGAAACAGCAGACAGTCGTGCGGTATTAGTTGAAATGAACAGATTAGGTCACAAATCGTTAACGGTTACGAATGTTGCAGGATCAACGTTATCACGTGAATCTAACCATACATTACTATTACATGCAGGCCCGGAAATAGCTGTTGCTTCAACAAAAGCATACACAGCGCAAATTGCCGTACTTTCTATTTTTGCAAAAATCGTAGCGAGAGAACGTGGTAAAGAAGTAGATGTAAGTTTATTACGTGAATTAGCTAAGGTAACAACTGCAATCGAAGCGATTGTAGATGACGCTGATGTTATGGAACAAATTGCAACAGATTTCTTAAGAACTACTCGTAATGCATTCTTTATCGGCCGTACAGTAGACTATAATGTGAGTCTAGAAGGTGCTTTAAAACTTAAAGAAATTTCATATATCCAAGCAGAAGGATTTGCTGGTGGAGAGTTAAAACATGGTACGATTGCGTTAATTGAAGAAGGCACACCTGTGATTGCATTAGCAACACAAGAAAAAGTTAACTTATCAATCCGCGGTAATGTGAAAGAAGTTGCAGCGCGTGGTGCAAACCCATGTATCATTTCAATGGACGGTCTAAACAAAGAAGGCGATACTTACGTAATTCCAAAAGTACATGAACTATTAACACCATTAGTTTCTGTAGTAACGATGCAACTCATTTCTTATTACGCATCACTACACAGAGATTTAGACGTAGACAAA